AGGAGCCTTTGCCGGCCGAATACGGTTATTTCCGGGAAGGGCTTATTTTATTTACGTATTTGCATTTGGCGGCGGCCGGCGATTTGGCGAAACATTTGCTCGACAAAAAAGTAACCGGCATCGCTTACGAAACGATTCAGGCGGCGAACGGATCGCTGCCGCTGCTGACGCCGATGAGCGAAGTAGCCGGGCGAATGTCGGTGCAGGTAGGGGCCCAGTTTTTGGAAAAGTTTTACGGAGGCCGCGGGATTTTGCTTGGCGGGGTACCGGGTGTGCCTCCGGCCGATGTGATTATCCTCGGAGGCGGCATCGTCGGCACGAACGCCGCGAAAATGGCGCTCGGCCTCGGCGCAAACGTCGTCATCATCGAGCGGAGCGGCGACAGGATGCGGTATTTGGACGACGTGTTTCAGGGGCGGCTGCGCACGCTGATGTCGAATTCCTATAACATCGGCTATGCGGTGCAAAAAGCCGATCTCTTGATCGGCGCAGTGCTTATTCCGGGCGCAAGGGCGCCCAAGCTCGTCACGGAAGCGATGGTCAAAACGATGAAGCCGGGCGCGGTCATAGTCGACGTAGCCGTTGACCAAGGCGGTACGATCGAGACGATCGACCGGGTGACCACCCACAGCGACCCGACGTATATCAAGCACGGGGTCATCCATTACGCGGTAGCCAATATGCCGGGCGCCGTGCCGCGGACATCGACGCTGGCGCTGACCAATGTGACGATTTCGTATGCGCTGGAGCTCGCGGGCAAAGGGCTGCTGAAGGCGCTTAAGGAAAGCAG
The window above is part of the Paenibacillus hamazuiensis genome. Proteins encoded here:
- the ald gene encoding alanine dehydrogenase, whose translation is MIIGVPKEIKNNENRVALTPGGAGMLHQAGHRVLVERGAGEGSGFSDDDYVKEGAELIDQAGEVWAAADMIMKVKEPLPAEYGYFREGLILFTYLHLAAAGDLAKHLLDKKVTGIAYETIQAANGSLPLLTPMSEVAGRMSVQVGAQFLEKFYGGRGILLGGVPGVPPADVIILGGGIVGTNAAKMALGLGANVVIIERSGDRMRYLDDVFQGRLRTLMSNSYNIGYAVQKADLLIGAVLIPGARAPKLVTEAMVKTMKPGAVIVDVAVDQGGTIETIDRVTTHSDPTYIKHGVIHYAVANMPGAVPRTSTLALTNVTISYALELAGKGLLKALKESRPLQLGVNTYLGHITYEAVAESLGFPYKPLSELI